GACCGCAAAGGATTCAGCCCTCGATCGGCCAACATCCTCTCGATCACCTTCTGTTCGAGCTCCGTTGCTTTCATCCGTGCGTCGATCTCTCGTCGGCAATCTTCTGCTCGAGCCACTCGTCGAAGCTCAGCTCATACGAACCGCAAGACTACTAGCGGCTCGTCGTGGCGGACGGGGGTCTCCTCGATCCCCGCATCCACCTCCTCGTCCTCCTCGGCGGCGACGCGGGGCCTGCGGTGCGGCGAGATTATCGCGTTGGAACGGGTGCCGCCAGGTGCTGATGCCCGAGCCGCACATCGATGCGCGGATGTTCTTCCACGAGCTTCCGCAGTACGCCGAGGCTCGCCGCGTTCAGCTCCTGGTCACCGGTGAAGGAGCCGGGCTCCACGTCGTGCTGCCAGCCCCACGAAGTGTGTGAGGTGTCGCCGACGAAGAGAACCGGGCCGGTGGCCGTGCGCGCGAGGTAGGCCACCGAGCCGGGCGTGTGGCCCGGCACCCAGATGGCCCAGAGGGATCCGTCGCCGAAGACGTCCACCACCCCCGCGAATCGGTCTTCGCCAGCCCTGAAGGGCCACTCCTGCACCGGCGCCTGCCCCTCGAGCGCACGGTCGATGGAGCCCTGGGTGAACATGTACAAGAACTGCCTCGACGAGGTCTCGCCCGGGCCGGCGTAGATGGGCGTGCCCTTCGGCACGTCCGGCATCCCGGAGACGTGGTCGAGGTGCAGGTGCGTCATCAGCACTCCGTCGATCGGCGCGGGCTGGTTCGCCAGCCAGTCACCGAGGGGCATGTGCACAATGAGCTTCTCCAGGTGCATGGCGCTACGCACGAGGCCGCTCATCGCCGAGCGCTCGGGATCGTCGCGCAGCGCCCGCTCCACGCCGGTGTCGATGATGAACGTGCCGTGGGTGGGATGGCGCACGACGTGGAAGTAGATCTGGATGGGCTCGTCTCCGTCCTCCAGACGAGCAGCCTTCGCCTTCGGATGGCCGAGGTTGATCACCCCGCT
The Vulgatibacter incomptus DNA segment above includes these coding regions:
- a CDS encoding MBL fold metallo-hydrolase, producing the protein MWKLSSVLLACSLFTACAASTHSTALSALGVARSSKDLLAVIDQPGLLEVESVVSADWSVPRSGVINLGHPKAKAARLEDGDEPIQIYFHVVRHPTHGTFIIDTGVERALRDDPERSAMSGLVRSAMHLEKLIVHMPLGDWLANQPAPIDGVLMTHLHLDHVSGMPDVPKGTPIYAGPGETSSRQFLYMFTQGSIDRALEGQAPVQEWPFRAGEDRFAGVVDVFGDGSLWAIWVPGHTPGSVAYLARTATGPVLFVGDTSHTSWGWQHDVEPGSFTGDQELNAASLGVLRKLVEEHPRIDVRLGHQHLAAPVPTR